The Brevibacillus brevis genome contains a region encoding:
- the rplE gene encoding 50S ribosomal protein L5 codes for MATRLKEKYTSEIVPSLMSKFSYTSIMQVPKVEKIIINMGVGEAVANAKSLDTAIEDLQIIAGQKPVVTKAKKSIAGFKLREGMPIGAKVTLRGERMYHFLDKLMNVSLPRVRDFRGISSKAFDGRGNYTLGLKEQLIFPEIEYDKIDKVRGMDIVIVTSAKTDEEARELLTQMGMPFRK; via the coding sequence ATGGCAACAAGATTGAAAGAAAAGTATACGAGCGAAATCGTGCCTAGCTTGATGAGCAAGTTCAGCTACACTTCCATCATGCAAGTGCCGAAAGTAGAAAAGATCATCATCAATATGGGTGTTGGCGAAGCGGTAGCTAACGCTAAGTCCTTGGATACTGCAATTGAAGACCTGCAAATCATCGCTGGTCAAAAGCCTGTAGTAACAAAGGCTAAGAAATCCATCGCGGGTTTCAAATTGCGTGAAGGTATGCCGATCGGTGCGAAGGTTACTCTGCGCGGCGAGCGTATGTACCACTTCCTCGACAAATTGATGAACGTATCTCTCCCGCGTGTTCGTGACTTCCGTGGAATTTCTTCCAAGGCTTTTGACGGTCGCGGTAACTACACACTCGGTCTGAAGGAACAACTGATCTTCCCTGAGATCGAGTACGATAAAATTGATAAAGTTCGCGGTATGGACATCGTAATTGTTACTTCCGCGAAAACGGATGAGGAAGCTCGTGAGTTGCTGACTCAAATGGGTATGCCATTCCGTAAATAA
- a CDS encoding type Z 30S ribosomal protein S14, producing the protein MAKKSMIIKQQRQPKFAVRAYTRCERCGRPHSVLRKFKLCRICFRELAYKGQIPGVKKASW; encoded by the coding sequence GTGGCAAAGAAATCTATGATCATCAAGCAACAGCGGCAGCCGAAGTTTGCAGTACGCGCGTACACTCGTTGCGAGCGTTGCGGACGTCCTCACTCCGTATTGCGCAAATTCAAACTCTGCCGTATTTGCTTCCGTGAACTTGCTTATAAAGGTCAAATTCCAGGCGTGAAAAAAGCAAGCTGGTAA
- the rplX gene encoding 50S ribosomal protein L24 → MHVKKGDTVIVNAGKDKGKKGRVLAAYPKKERVLVEGINLVKKHSRPSQANPQGGIVTQEAAIHVSNVSLIDPKSGKATRIGYKVLDNGKKVRYAKKSGEVLDK, encoded by the coding sequence ATGCACGTTAAAAAAGGCGACACTGTTATCGTAAATGCGGGCAAAGATAAAGGCAAAAAAGGTCGCGTTCTCGCTGCTTATCCAAAGAAAGAACGCGTTCTGGTTGAAGGTATCAACCTCGTGAAGAAACACAGCCGTCCGTCCCAAGCTAACCCGCAAGGTGGCATTGTGACTCAAGAAGCAGCTATTCACGTATCCAACGTATCTTTGATCGATCCGAAGTCCGGAAAAGCTACTCGCATCGGTTACAAAGTTTTGGATAACGGCAAGAAAGTTCGGTACGCGAAAAAGTCTGGCGAAGTACTCGACAAGTAG
- the rpsQ gene encoding 30S ribosomal protein S17 has translation MTADRNMRRTVVGRVVSDKMDKTIVVLVETYKTHPLYGKRMKFSKKFKAHDENNTAKVGDIVEIMETRPLSKDKRFRLVRIVEEAVIV, from the coding sequence ATGACCGCAGATCGCAATATGCGTCGAACAGTTGTAGGTCGCGTTGTTTCCGACAAGATGGATAAAACCATTGTTGTTCTTGTAGAAACTTACAAGACACATCCTTTGTACGGCAAACGCATGAAATTCTCGAAAAAGTTCAAGGCTCACGACGAGAACAACACGGCAAAAGTGGGCGACATCGTAGAAATCATGGAAACTCGTCCGTTGTCGAAAGACAAACGTTTCCGTTTGGTACGTATCGTCGAAGAGGCAGTAATCGTATAA
- the rplN gene encoding 50S ribosomal protein L14, which translates to MIQTQTRLAVADNSGAKELMCIKVLGGSGRKTANIGDVIVCSVKSATPGGVVKKGQVVKAVVVRTVSGVRRNDGSYIRFDENAAVVIKDDQSPRGTRIFGPVARELRDKDFMKIISLAPEVI; encoded by the coding sequence ATGATCCAAACTCAGACGAGATTGGCTGTTGCTGACAACTCCGGTGCAAAGGAACTCATGTGCATCAAGGTTCTGGGTGGTTCCGGTCGTAAAACGGCGAACATCGGTGATGTTATCGTGTGCTCCGTAAAATCCGCTACACCCGGCGGCGTTGTCAAGAAAGGTCAAGTAGTTAAAGCGGTAGTAGTACGCACAGTAAGTGGCGTTCGTCGTAACGATGGTTCTTACATCCGTTTCGATGAGAACGCAGCTGTAGTTATCAAAGACGATCAATCCCCTCGTGGTACTCGTATCTTTGGACCTGTGGCTCGTGAGCTCCGTGACAAGGATTTCATGAAGATCATCTCTCTGGCTCCAGAGGTTATCTAA